A region from the Acipenser ruthenus chromosome 13, fAciRut3.2 maternal haplotype, whole genome shotgun sequence genome encodes:
- the iqce gene encoding IQ domain-containing protein E, which produces MSVAASDCVMTDEELEELGEDGISIVTYESETERKPKKKKTSHKPPRSPKSPYLSNTYLQPKKAAVWRSLKGTGTMHVENPSARVPRELWLASLKSGLALTQPLKAEYAFTQARLASSTGTPEYLKEALGMKKPKHSRSSSNGYVPGTPDYKEKEDMYDEIIELKKMLQAQKSEADIMKTKLRRLEEDNSKKEKQIEQLLDPSKGSEFTRSLVDKKKDSSVITNGLKQKILKLEQQCKEKDHAINKLQTDLKTTNTEEMKIAMETYYEEIQRLRIMLANMESADKKSESKETQKQQKVLNSTILRLSKNIKQMQEENKCLKEDLARALDSPSASARGYSDWSKPRLVRRITELERKVDDLEMGSSNQASSARATVALVSTSADQSNQTASSTLKGTDSQQECERLRGLVKKLKEDRTDLQEQLSGKLTEIKLLGSEKEELTKEVQRLKSVGNEKSFPEAKEKIQKLTQKVKQLEAELEDERRIKEDSLHTSNKSQRKASSSRDAGCRSRLSPEQDQRNTPSQPSSARSEQRQKQKQDRAARTIQKYWHQYKDKNEDSDKDTVVIQSALRGHLTRQKQLTGLKDFEERKPFKSPRAVRSSSAHSLSPADEDGDEAVTLLQSAFRGHLARSGQLSSRSSDSSVVHGSGRNSPRKSPVSSRKQSIVPSPAPRSRPTRTPNLLKAAAISDDEEIEEDLTVVTGDEDDDDEELETKGSRRHATPSNRRLSSAQSSQNQSKVTPVQPSKDDDSEDSDDIIVSPSRPFRRRDSNF; this is translated from the exons ATGTCAGTCGCGGCCAGTGATTGTGTAATGACAGATGAAGAACTGGAAGAATTG GGTGAAGATGGAATCTCAATAGTTACTTATGAATCTGAGACTGAAAGG aaaccaaagaaaaaaaagacttctcATAAACCACCCAGATCTCCAA AATCTCCTTATCTCTCAAACACATACCTGCAACCAAAAAAAGCTGCAGTTTGGAGATCATTAAAAGGCACTGGGACAATGCATGTTGAAAATCCTTCAGCTAGAGTACCCAGGGAGCTGTGGCTTGCATCACTTAAAAGTGGACTTG CTCTGACACAGCCCCTTAAAGCAGAGTATGCCTTTACACAAGCAAGGCTTGCCTCGTCTACCGGCACCCCAGAATACCTGAAAGAAGCTCTTGGAATGAAGAAACCAAAACACTCCCGCTCTTCTAGCAATG GATATGTTCCTGGAACCCCTGACTACAAAGAGAAAGAGGACATGTATGACGAGATCATTGAACTCAAGAAG ATGTTACAAGCTCAGAAATCAGAAGCTGAcattatgaaaacaaaactgcGTCGTCTGGAGGAAGACAACAGCAAAAAGGAAAAGCAAATTGAACAGCTTCTCGATCCTTCCAAg GGTTCTGAATTTACAAGGAGCTTGGTTGACAAAAAGAAGGATTCAAGTGTG ATCACAAATGGATTAAAGCAGAAGATTCTGAAGTTGGAGCAGCAATGCAAAGAGAAGGACCATGCAATTAA TAAACTGCAGACTGATTTAAAGACAACAAATACTGAAGAAATGAAGATAGCAATGGAGACTTACTATGAGGAG attcaAAGGCTTCGTATTATGCTGGCCAATATGGAATCTGCAgataaaaa ATCTGAGAGTAAAGAAACCCAGAAACAACAAAAGGTGCTAAACTCCACCATCCTGAGATTATctaaaaatatcaaacaaatgCAGGAGGAAAATAAATGTCTGAAGGAGGACCTGGCTAGAGCATTGGATAGCCCTTCTGCTTCAGCCAGAG GTTATAGTGACTGGAGCAAACCAAGGCTGGTGAGACGAATCACTGAGCTAGAAAGA AAAGTGGACGACCTGGAGATGGGTAGTTCCAACCAAGCCAGCAGTGCTAGAGCGACTGTTGCTTTGGTGTCAACGAGTGCAGATCAGTCCAATCAGACAGCTTCGTCAACTCTCAAAGGAACAGACTCTCAGCAGGAGTGTGAGCGCCTTCGAGGGTTAGTAAAGAAACTGAAAGAGGATCGCACTGACCTACAGGAACAGCTGTCTGGAAAACT GACTGAGATAAAACTCTTGGGCAGTGAGAAAGAAGAGTTAACAAAAGAAGTCCAGAGACTGAAGTCAGTTGGAAATGAGAAATCCTTTCCAGAGGCCAA GGAGAAAATCCAGAAACTGACACAAAAGGTAAAACAGCTTGAAGCAGAGCTAGAGGATGAGAGAAGAATCAAAGAAGACTCTTTGCATACATCCAACAAG AGCCAGAGGAAAGCTTCTTCCTCTCGGGATGCAGGGTGCAGGTCCCGTCTCAGTCCTGAACAGGATCAGAGAAACACACCATCTCAACCCTCGTCAGCACGCTCTGAACAACGCCAAAAACAGAAGCAGGATAGAGCGGCCCGGACCATACAAAAATACTGGCACCAGTATAAAGACAAG AATGAAGATTCAGATAAG gaCACTGTTGTGATTCAGTCTGCTTTGAGAGGACATTTGACCCGGCAAAAGCAATTAACAGGCCTTAAAGATTTCGAAGAACGTAAACCGTTCAAG AGTCCGCGTGCAGTAAGAAGTAGCAGTGCTCACAGCTTGTCCCCAGCTGATGAAGACGGAGACGAGGCTGTGACGTTACTCCAGTCTGCATTCAGGGGTCACCTTGCACGTTCGGGACAGCTCAGCAGCCG ATCGTCTGATTCCAGTGTGGTTCATGGGAGTGGAAGGAACAGTCCCAGGAAAAGCCCTGTTTCTTCTAGAAAGCAGAGCATAGTACCTTCCCCAGCACCCAGGAGCAGACCCACCCGGACTCCCA ATCTTTTGAAAGCTGCAGCGATTAGTGATGATGAAGAGATAGAAGAAGATCTGACAGTGGTTACTGGTGATGAAGATGACGATGATGAAGAGTTAGAGACAAAGGGATCGAGAAGGCATGCAACCCCATCCAACAGGAGGCTTTCCTCAG CACAATCTAGCCAGAACCAGTCTAAGGTTACCCCTGTTCAGCCATCTAAAGACGATGACTCAGAAGACTCTGATGACATCATTGTTTCACCATCACGGCCTTTCAGACGAAGAGACTCCAACTTTTAG